One Defluviimonas sp. SAOS-178_SWC DNA window includes the following coding sequences:
- the tdh gene encoding L-threonine 3-dehydrogenase — MKALAKTKPEVGLWMEHRPVPEIGPDDVLIRIRKTGICGTDIHIWNWDEWAARTVPVGLVTGHEFAGEIVEIGRNVEGLSIGQRCSGEGHLIGKQSRQSRAGKFHLDPATRGIGVNEQGAFAEYLKLPAFNVVPLPDEIDDEIGAILDPLGNAVHTALSFDLVGEDVLITGAGPIGIMAAAVARHVGARHVVITDVNQDRLDLAAKVADVVPVNVAKQDLKDVEGVLKMKEGFDVGMEMSGNQVALDQMVENLVMGGRIAMLGIPPGKSPVDWSRIVFKAITIKGVYGREIFETWYKMIAMLENGLDIRRVITHRFPVDRFADGFEVMRSGKSGKVVLDWT, encoded by the coding sequence ATGAAGGCACTGGCGAAGACGAAACCCGAAGTCGGCCTCTGGATGGAGCACCGCCCGGTGCCCGAGATCGGTCCGGACGATGTGCTGATCCGCATCCGAAAGACCGGCATCTGCGGCACCGATATCCATATCTGGAACTGGGATGAGTGGGCGGCACGGACCGTTCCGGTGGGGCTGGTGACGGGTCACGAATTCGCCGGCGAGATCGTGGAGATCGGCCGCAACGTCGAAGGGCTCAGCATCGGCCAGCGATGCTCCGGCGAGGGCCATCTGATCGGCAAACAGTCGCGGCAGTCGCGTGCCGGCAAGTTCCACCTCGACCCCGCCACGCGCGGGATCGGCGTGAACGAGCAGGGGGCTTTCGCCGAATACCTGAAACTGCCCGCCTTCAACGTGGTGCCCTTGCCCGATGAGATCGACGACGAGATCGGGGCTATCCTCGATCCCTTGGGCAATGCGGTGCACACGGCCCTGTCCTTCGATCTGGTGGGAGAGGACGTGCTGATCACCGGCGCCGGTCCCATTGGGATCATGGCGGCGGCCGTCGCGCGGCATGTCGGCGCCCGGCATGTCGTCATCACCGACGTCAATCAGGACCGGCTTGATCTTGCCGCGAAGGTCGCCGACGTCGTCCCGGTGAACGTCGCGAAGCAGGATCTCAAGGATGTCGAGGGCGTCCTGAAGATGAAGGAAGGCTTCGATGTCGGGATGGAGATGTCCGGCAATCAGGTGGCGCTCGACCAGATGGTCGAGAACCTCGTGATGGGCGGGCGCATCGCCATGCTCGGTATCCCGCCGGGCAAGTCGCCCGTCGACTGGTCTCGCATCGTCTTCAAGGCGATCACGATCAAGGGCGTCTATGGCCGGGAGATTTTCGAGACCTGGTACAAGATGATCGCGATGCTGGAAAACGGCCTCGATATCCGCCGGGTGATCACCCACCGCTTCCCCGTCGATCGCTTCGCCGACGGGTTCGAGGTGATGCGATCGGGCAAAAGCGGCAAGGTCGTGCTCGACTGGACATGA
- a CDS encoding aminotransferase class V-fold PLP-dependent enzyme: MPDDLARHFLLNPGVTFLNHGSYGACPRPVMEAYRDWQERLEAQPVAFMDPAHLTERFSEVRIALGAEIGADPDDLVWVTNATAGLNIVARSLDLGPGDEVLTTDHEYSALTKTWAFVAGRAGAVIRPVRIPLPLTEEAFADALRKAITDRTKVLFLSHITSPTALVFPIAGIVAEARARGIVTIIDGAHAPGHIPLDVTALGADYYVGNCHKWLMAPKGTAFLHSRPAMQALLDPRVISHGWTEAGESPGPFGGSAFLDRFQFQGTRDPSAWLAVPAAIRFRNDHDWGAVSARCGALAQEIAAEFAGITGLPALAAPEVSAPQMIAMPIPDCDTEKLHRDLLSRYGIEIPVLRWAGRCFVRLSIQGYNRPEDGRTLLAAVRDLLDLR, from the coding sequence TTGCCCGACGATCTTGCCCGCCACTTCCTCCTCAACCCCGGCGTCACCTTTCTCAATCACGGCTCTTACGGCGCCTGCCCGCGTCCGGTGATGGAGGCGTATCGAGATTGGCAGGAGCGGCTGGAGGCGCAGCCGGTCGCCTTCATGGACCCTGCCCATCTCACGGAGCGCTTTTCCGAAGTTCGCATTGCGCTAGGGGCGGAGATCGGAGCAGATCCCGACGATCTCGTTTGGGTCACGAACGCCACCGCCGGGCTCAACATCGTCGCCCGCTCGCTCGATCTCGGTCCGGGTGATGAGGTTCTGACGACGGATCACGAATATTCCGCGCTGACAAAGACCTGGGCTTTCGTGGCCGGACGGGCCGGGGCGGTGATCCGGCCGGTCCGGATTCCACTGCCCCTGACGGAAGAGGCGTTCGCCGACGCCTTGCGCAAAGCCATCACCGACCGCACGAAGGTGCTGTTTCTCAGCCACATAACCTCGCCCACGGCGCTGGTCTTTCCGATTGCGGGCATCGTCGCCGAGGCGCGCGCGCGGGGGATCGTGACCATCATCGACGGGGCGCATGCGCCGGGCCACATCCCGCTCGACGTGACTGCACTTGGCGCCGATTACTATGTCGGCAACTGCCACAAATGGCTGATGGCGCCAAAGGGCACCGCTTTCCTGCACTCCCGTCCGGCGATGCAGGCGTTGCTGGATCCCCGGGTGATCAGCCACGGCTGGACCGAGGCGGGAGAGTCGCCCGGACCGTTCGGCGGTTCGGCCTTCCTCGACCGGTTCCAGTTTCAGGGCACCCGCGATCCTTCGGCCTGGCTGGCGGTGCCCGCAGCCATCAGGTTCAGGAACGATCACGACTGGGGCGCGGTCTCTGCCCGGTGTGGGGCGCTGGCGCAGGAAATCGCCGCCGAGTTTGCCGGAATCACCGGCTTGCCCGCGCTGGCCGCACCAGAGGTTAGCGCGCCGCAAATGATCGCGATGCCGATCCCGGACTGCGATACCGAAAAGCTGCATCGCGACTTGCTCTCCCGCTACGGGATCGAGATTCCGGTCCTGCGCTGGGCCGGCCGATGTTTCGTGCGTCTTTCGATTCAAGGCTACAATCGGCCGGAGGATGGCAGAACGCTTCTCGCCGCCGTCCGCGACCTCCTCGATCTGCGCTGA
- a CDS encoding fumarylacetoacetate hydrolase family protein: MSEHPLRLSAADILPTDPTARLVGRVWSAARGGPCPVLVRDGEVLDLSDLSPTMSGLLDRADLSGDLGGAFPSLGPLDGYLDGGGDRGSLGRLLAPCDLQAIKAAGVTFAGSMIERVIEERAKGEAGRADAIRAELAAILGGNLKGVVPGSEKAAEIKAHLQKNGMWSQYLEVGIGPDAEVFTKGQPMSAVGCGADIGVHRASDWNNPEPEVVLAVDSTGRIRGATLGNDVNLRDVEGRSALLLGKAKDNNGAAAIGPFIRLFDEAFGLARISELQLSLNVTGNDGFALSGASNMAEISRQPADIAAQTCNRSHQYPDGFMLFLGTMFAPTKDRGGAGQGFTHHYGDRVEIASDPLGRLINIVRPCDEIEPWTFGARALMENLAARGMLGP; this comes from the coding sequence ATGTCGGAACATCCACTTCGGCTGAGTGCGGCGGATATCCTCCCTACCGATCCCACGGCGCGTCTTGTCGGTCGGGTCTGGTCGGCGGCGCGCGGCGGTCCCTGTCCGGTCCTCGTCCGCGATGGTGAAGTTCTCGACCTCTCGGATCTGTCACCGACAATGTCGGGCCTCTTGGACCGTGCCGATCTTTCCGGCGATCTTGGCGGCGCATTCCCGTCGCTCGGGCCTCTGGACGGCTATCTCGACGGTGGCGGCGATCGCGGCTCCCTCGGCCGGCTCCTTGCGCCATGCGATCTGCAGGCGATCAAGGCGGCGGGCGTCACCTTCGCGGGCTCGATGATCGAACGGGTGATCGAGGAGCGCGCGAAGGGAGAGGCGGGCCGCGCCGACGCGATCAGGGCCGAGCTTGCGGCGATCCTCGGTGGCAACCTCAAGGGCGTCGTTCCCGGGTCGGAGAAGGCGGCGGAGATCAAGGCACACCTGCAGAAGAACGGTATGTGGTCGCAATACCTTGAGGTCGGGATCGGCCCGGATGCCGAGGTCTTTACCAAGGGTCAACCGATGTCGGCGGTGGGATGCGGGGCCGATATCGGCGTTCACCGCGCCTCGGACTGGAACAACCCCGAACCCGAGGTGGTTCTGGCGGTCGATTCCACCGGCCGCATTCGGGGCGCCACGCTGGGCAACGATGTTAACCTGCGTGACGTCGAAGGTCGGTCGGCACTTCTGCTCGGCAAGGCCAAGGACAACAACGGCGCCGCCGCGATCGGCCCGTTCATCCGGCTCTTCGACGAGGCGTTCGGGCTTGCCCGGATATCGGAACTGCAACTCAGTCTGAACGTGACGGGCAACGACGGCTTCGCGCTGTCGGGTGCCTCGAACATGGCCGAAATCTCTCGTCAGCCGGCCGATATCGCGGCACAAACCTGCAACCGCAGCCATCAGTATCCAGACGGTTTCATGCTATTTCTCGGCACGATGTTCGCACCGACAAAGGACAGGGGCGGTGCCGGGCAGGGCTTCACGCACCACTACGGCGACCGGGTGGAGATCGCCTCCGACCCCCTCGGCAGGCTGATCAACATCGTCCGCCCCTGTGACGAGATCGAACCGTGGACCTTCGGGGCGCGGGCCCTGATGGAAAACCTCGCGGCAAGGGGGATGCTGGGACCGTGA
- a CDS encoding Lon protease family protein — protein sequence MTPDNEIQRGLAAAALRTVCDPAILPFRSTDELEGLDCLVGQDRAMDAIRLAVQIAHCDFNLFVLGPNGMGRHRAVRDLLQRHAKSMPVPDDWAYVNNFDAPDKPKALRLPPGTAQRLRTAMQGLVDDLAVEIPSLFESEEYQTQRRALDEEYGDRQETAMADFADKAKAENVALMRTPMGFMLAAIRDGKVVKTEDYNKLDEDAQKEIDEKIARLQEDLAEVLRDAPKLDRELRGKVEALHAEMAERAVSARVKDLDEGFAGIEAVQDFLADVRKDMIANAEIFLAARADANSGPFPDAIRKYHREPPFERYVVNVMVSREETNGTGAPLVIEELPTLDHLAGRIEHASQMGALITNFTMIKPGALHRANGGFLVLDARRVFTEPYAWDALTRCLKSRSITITSLAERLSLVSTTSLQPDPIPLDVRVVLIGDRSLHMLLTLLDPDFRDLFKVQADFEEDFDRSEENLTLLARLVAAGARREGLRHLSAGGVARLLDEATRRAEDSRKLSLHVGDLSDLMREAEHYAGSAGHDLIEATDVERAVREKERRASRIRDRMQEAIGRNTILIDTTGAKVGQVNGLSVLDLGNYRFGRPSRITARTRMGAGKLVDIEREVELGGPLHSKGVLILSGYLTSTYALDVPFSLHASLVFEQSYGGVDGDSASSAELYAILSALSGLPVDQGIAVTGSVNQLGEVQAIGGVNEKIEGFFDVCERRGLTGTQGVLIPKANVEHLMLRPDVVAAAEAGRFRVMPVETIDEGIAVLTNRAAGVRGPDGHYPPDTVNRLVDDRLRGFAELRQRYVRPAKGEAGGQDSP from the coding sequence ATGACACCGGACAACGAGATACAGCGCGGACTTGCCGCCGCCGCGTTGCGGACCGTTTGTGATCCGGCCATCCTGCCGTTCCGCTCGACCGACGAACTGGAGGGGCTTGATTGCCTAGTCGGTCAGGACAGGGCGATGGATGCGATCCGGCTCGCGGTCCAGATCGCTCACTGCGATTTCAATCTGTTCGTTCTTGGTCCAAACGGCATGGGCCGCCACCGTGCCGTGCGCGACCTGTTGCAACGGCACGCCAAGTCGATGCCGGTTCCCGACGACTGGGCCTATGTCAACAACTTCGACGCACCCGACAAGCCGAAGGCGTTGCGATTGCCGCCGGGAACGGCGCAGAGGCTCAGAACCGCGATGCAAGGGCTGGTGGACGATCTTGCAGTCGAGATCCCGTCGCTTTTCGAATCCGAGGAATATCAGACCCAGCGCCGCGCGCTCGACGAGGAATACGGCGACCGCCAGGAAACCGCGATGGCCGATTTCGCCGACAAGGCGAAGGCAGAGAATGTCGCGCTGATGCGCACCCCGATGGGCTTCATGCTGGCGGCGATCCGGGACGGCAAGGTGGTCAAGACCGAGGACTACAACAAGCTGGACGAAGACGCGCAGAAGGAGATCGACGAAAAGATCGCCCGCCTGCAGGAGGACCTCGCAGAAGTCTTGCGCGATGCCCCGAAGCTCGACAGGGAATTGCGCGGCAAGGTCGAAGCGCTGCATGCCGAAATGGCTGAGCGCGCGGTTTCTGCACGGGTCAAGGACCTTGACGAGGGCTTCGCCGGGATCGAGGCCGTGCAAGACTTCCTTGCCGACGTGCGGAAGGACATGATCGCGAATGCCGAGATCTTCCTCGCTGCGCGGGCGGACGCCAACAGCGGCCCCTTCCCGGACGCGATCCGGAAGTACCACCGCGAGCCGCCGTTCGAGCGCTATGTCGTCAACGTGATGGTCTCGCGCGAGGAAACGAACGGAACCGGCGCCCCGCTTGTCATCGAGGAGCTTCCGACGCTCGATCATCTGGCAGGCCGGATCGAACATGCGTCGCAGATGGGGGCACTCATCACCAACTTCACGATGATCAAGCCGGGCGCGCTGCACCGGGCCAACGGCGGTTTTCTGGTGCTCGATGCGCGCCGCGTTTTCACCGAACCATACGCCTGGGACGCCCTCACACGCTGCCTCAAAAGCCGGTCCATCACCATAACCTCGCTGGCGGAGCGGCTGTCGCTCGTCTCGACGACGTCGCTCCAGCCCGATCCCATTCCGCTTGACGTCCGCGTGGTTCTGATCGGCGACCGGTCGCTCCACATGCTCCTGACGCTGCTCGATCCCGATTTCCGCGATCTCTTCAAGGTCCAGGCGGATTTCGAGGAAGATTTCGACCGGTCGGAGGAGAACCTGACGCTGCTGGCGCGTCTCGTCGCCGCTGGGGCTCGGCGTGAAGGTCTGCGCCATCTGTCGGCAGGTGGTGTCGCGCGGCTCCTGGACGAGGCGACGCGCCGCGCGGAGGACAGCCGAAAGCTGAGCCTCCATGTCGGCGACCTTTCCGACCTGATGCGCGAGGCCGAGCATTATGCCGGCAGCGCCGGACACGACCTGATCGAAGCGACCGATGTCGAGCGGGCCGTCCGGGAAAAGGAGCGCCGGGCGTCGCGTATCCGCGACCGGATGCAGGAGGCGATCGGGCGCAACACGATCCTGATCGACACGACCGGGGCGAAAGTCGGGCAGGTCAACGGATTGTCGGTCCTCGATCTTGGCAACTACCGGTTCGGCCGGCCGTCACGGATCACCGCGCGAACCCGGATGGGGGCCGGCAAGCTCGTCGATATCGAGCGTGAGGTGGAACTGGGCGGGCCCCTGCATTCAAAGGGTGTTCTGATCCTCTCTGGCTACCTCACGTCGACCTACGCGCTTGATGTTCCGTTCTCGCTCCATGCGAGCCTCGTATTCGAGCAGAGTTACGGCGGGGTCGACGGTGACAGTGCCTCGTCGGCCGAACTTTACGCGATCCTGTCGGCCCTGTCGGGCCTGCCCGTCGATCAGGGGATCGCCGTTACCGGATCGGTCAACCAGCTGGGCGAGGTCCAGGCGATCGGCGGGGTCAACGAGAAGATCGAAGGTTTCTTCGATGTCTGCGAGCGGCGCGGGCTAACCGGTACGCAGGGCGTGCTGATCCCGAAGGCGAATGTCGAACATCTGATGCTGCGGCCGGACGTGGTCGCGGCTGCGGAAGCGGGCCGGTTCCGGGTCATGCCTGTCGAGACCATCGACGAGGGGATCGCCGTTCTCACCAACCGCGCGGCAGGGGTGCGGGGTCCGGATGGCCATTACCCGCCCGATACGGTCAATCGCCTCGTGGATGACCGCCTGCGTGGTTTCGCGGAGCTTCGCCAGCGCTACGTTCGCCCCGCCAAGGGCGAAGCGGGGGGGCAGGATTCGCCATGA
- a CDS encoding acyl carrier protein codes for MTKDEIETLVRTELGRIAPDIDPDEIDPDGDLRDECDIDSLDFLNLVTALGKALSMPMPEADYPQMRSLDGLLAYLARGTAA; via the coding sequence ATGACGAAGGACGAGATCGAAACGCTGGTCCGCACCGAACTCGGGCGCATCGCCCCGGACATCGACCCGGACGAGATCGATCCCGACGGTGACCTGCGCGACGAATGCGATATCGACTCGCTCGACTTTCTCAATCTCGTCACCGCTCTTGGCAAGGCGCTCTCGATGCCGATGCCAGAGGCGGACTATCCCCAAATGCGCAGTCTCGACGGCCTCCTGGCCTATCTGGCGCGTGGAACAGCCGCCTGA
- a CDS encoding dihydrolipoamide acetyltransferase family protein, giving the protein MGEFRMPSLGADMEAGTLVEWLKAPGDAVARGDIVAVVETQKGAIEIEAFEDGTLERTLVEIGTKVPVGTPLAVIRAKSEATAPAEAAKEERKPAPKPTPPVPKAAPRPTSAAPARPAGDRLRITPAARRLADEKGFDAARLRGIQGTGPDGAITLSDLEEPAEAPSAAPAPMSDMRAAIAAAMARSKREIPHYYLAQTVDLSRVSGFLARANADRAPEDRLLIGALFLHAVILAAKKYPEFNGHFIDGAFRHSAQIHAAMAVALRGGGLVAPAILDAGECDLDTLMAGMRDTLGRVRAGRFRARELSDATITVTSLGERGVDTLYGVIQPPQVAIVGFGSPAERPVARDGKLAVALTTTVTLSADHRVSDGHRGALFLRAIDRHLQEVTGQ; this is encoded by the coding sequence ATGGGCGAGTTCCGCATGCCCTCGCTTGGCGCAGACATGGAGGCGGGAACGCTCGTCGAATGGCTGAAGGCGCCCGGCGACGCGGTCGCGCGAGGGGATATCGTGGCGGTCGTTGAAACCCAGAAGGGCGCGATCGAGATCGAGGCATTCGAGGACGGCACACTGGAGCGGACGCTGGTTGAGATCGGCACGAAGGTGCCTGTGGGCACACCGCTTGCCGTCATCCGCGCGAAGAGCGAGGCCACCGCCCCCGCCGAAGCGGCAAAAGAGGAGAGGAAGCCTGCGCCAAAACCGACACCTCCCGTCCCGAAAGCCGCGCCGCGCCCCACATCCGCCGCACCGGCGCGGCCGGCCGGGGACCGGCTGCGGATCACACCCGCCGCGCGGCGGCTGGCCGACGAGAAAGGCTTCGATGCCGCGCGACTACGCGGTATCCAAGGCACGGGGCCCGACGGCGCGATCACATTGAGCGACCTCGAGGAACCTGCCGAAGCCCCGTCCGCTGCCCCTGCACCGATGTCGGACATGCGCGCCGCGATCGCCGCCGCGATGGCGCGGTCGAAGCGCGAGATCCCGCATTACTACCTGGCCCAGACGGTGGACCTTTCCCGTGTCTCCGGGTTCCTCGCCAGGGCGAATGCCGACCGCGCGCCGGAAGACAGGCTGCTGATCGGCGCGCTGTTTCTTCATGCTGTGATCCTCGCGGCGAAGAAGTATCCCGAGTTCAACGGACACTTCATCGACGGTGCCTTCCGCCACTCGGCACAGATTCACGCGGCAATGGCGGTGGCCCTGCGCGGCGGCGGGTTGGTCGCCCCGGCGATCCTCGATGCGGGCGAGTGCGACCTCGACACTCTGATGGCCGGGATGCGCGACACGCTTGGCCGGGTCCGGGCCGGCCGGTTCCGGGCGCGAGAACTGTCGGACGCCACGATCACCGTCACCAGCCTTGGGGAGCGCGGGGTCGATACGCTCTACGGCGTCATCCAGCCGCCGCAGGTCGCCATCGTCGGCTTCGGCAGCCCTGCCGAGCGCCCCGTCGCCCGCGACGGAAAGCTGGCTGTCGCGCTCACCACGACCGTCACGCTGTCCGCCGACCACCGCGTCAGCGACGGCCATCGCGGCGCACTTTTCCTGCGCGCCATCGACCGGCATTTGCAGGAGGTTACGGGGCAATGA